In a single window of the Streptomyces cinnabarinus genome:
- the nuoL gene encoding NADH-quinone oxidoreductase subunit L — protein sequence MENLIALLIAAPLLGAAVLLCGGRRLDAVGHWIGTLLASVSFVFGAILFFDLLGKDAEHRTLTQHLFSWIPVEGFQADVAFRLDQLSMTFVLLITGVGSLIHLYSIGYMEHDERRRRFFGYLNLFLAAMLILVLADNYLLLYVGWEGVGLASYLLIGFWQHKPSAATAAKKAFLVNRVGDMGLSIAIMIMFATFGTFAFGPVLGSLEEPGLAAQTSEGTLTAIGLMLLLAACGKSAQVPLQSWLGDAMEGPTPVSALIHAATMVTAGVYLIVRSAAIFNGAPDAQLVVTIVGAVTLLFGAIVGCAKDDIKKALAGSTMSQIGYMVLAAGLGPIGYVFAIMHLVTHGFFKAGLFLGAGSVMHGMNDEVDMRKYGGLRKYMPITFITFGLGYLAIIGFPGLSGFFSKDKIIEAAFAKGGTEGWILGACALLGAAITAYYMTRVMLMTFFGEKRWQPDEHGHEPHPHESPSSMTIPMIVLAFGSVFAGGLFSVGDRFMHWLEPVTGHDHGDSPLSAATVTSSTVAVMVIGVTVAYLQYGRRPVPVVAPRGSLLTRAARRDLLQDDFNHVVLVRGGEHLTRSLVYVDHTLVDGVVNGTAASVGGLSGRLRKLQNGFARSYAVSMFGGAALLVAATLLMRAV from the coding sequence GTGGAGAACCTGATTGCGCTGCTCATCGCGGCGCCCCTGCTCGGAGCGGCGGTCCTGCTGTGCGGTGGCCGGCGTCTGGACGCCGTCGGCCACTGGATCGGCACGCTTCTCGCGTCCGTGTCCTTCGTGTTCGGCGCGATCCTCTTCTTCGACCTGCTCGGCAAGGACGCCGAACACCGGACGCTGACCCAGCACCTGTTCAGCTGGATCCCGGTGGAGGGCTTCCAGGCGGACGTTGCCTTCCGGCTGGACCAGCTGTCGATGACGTTCGTCCTGCTGATCACCGGCGTCGGCTCGCTGATCCACCTGTACTCGATCGGGTACATGGAGCACGACGAGCGGCGCCGCCGCTTCTTCGGCTATCTGAACCTGTTCCTCGCGGCGATGCTGATCCTCGTCCTCGCCGACAACTACCTGCTGCTGTACGTCGGCTGGGAGGGCGTCGGTCTCGCCTCCTACCTGCTGATCGGCTTCTGGCAGCACAAGCCCAGCGCGGCCACGGCCGCGAAGAAGGCGTTCCTGGTCAACCGTGTCGGCGACATGGGTCTGTCGATCGCGATCATGATCATGTTCGCCACCTTCGGGACCTTTGCCTTCGGCCCGGTGCTCGGCAGCCTGGAGGAGCCCGGCCTCGCCGCCCAGACCTCCGAGGGCACGCTCACCGCCATCGGCCTGATGCTGCTGCTCGCGGCCTGCGGCAAGTCCGCCCAGGTGCCGCTGCAGTCCTGGCTCGGGGACGCGATGGAGGGCCCGACCCCGGTCTCGGCCCTGATCCACGCCGCCACCATGGTGACCGCGGGCGTCTACCTGATCGTCCGCTCCGCGGCGATCTTCAACGGCGCCCCCGACGCGCAGCTGGTCGTCACCATCGTCGGCGCCGTCACGCTCCTGTTCGGTGCGATCGTCGGTTGCGCGAAGGACGACATCAAGAAGGCCCTGGCCGGCTCGACGATGTCGCAGATCGGCTACATGGTCCTCGCCGCGGGCCTCGGCCCGATCGGCTACGTCTTCGCGATCATGCACCTGGTGACCCACGGCTTCTTCAAGGCCGGGCTCTTCCTCGGCGCCGGTTCGGTCATGCACGGCATGAACGACGAGGTCGACATGCGGAAGTACGGCGGCCTCCGGAAGTACATGCCGATCACCTTCATCACCTTCGGCCTCGGCTATCTCGCCATCATCGGCTTCCCGGGCCTGTCCGGCTTCTTCTCCAAGGACAAGATCATCGAGGCGGCGTTCGCCAAGGGCGGCACCGAGGGCTGGATCCTCGGTGCCTGCGCCCTGCTGGGCGCGGCGATCACGGCGTACTACATGACCCGCGTGATGCTGATGACGTTCTTCGGCGAGAAGCGCTGGCAGCCCGACGAGCACGGCCATGAGCCGCACCCGCACGAGTCGCCCAGCTCCATGACGATCCCCATGATCGTGCTGGCCTTCGGATCGGTCTTCGCGGGCGGCCTGTTCAGCGTCGGTGACCGTTTCATGCACTGGCTGGAGCCCGTCACCGGCCACGACCACGGCGACTCCCCGCTCAGCGCGGCCACGGTCACGTCGTCCACGGTCGCCGTGATGGTCATCGGCGTCACCGTCGCGTACCTCCAGTACGGCCGCCGCCCAGTCCCGGTCGTCGCCCCGCGCGGGTCGCTGCTCACCCGGGCCGCCCGGCGCGATCTCCTCCAGGACGACTTCAACCACGTCGTCCTCGTCCGCGGTGGCGAGCACCTCACCCGCTCCCTGGTGTACGTCGACCACACCCTGGTCGACGGCGTCGTCAACGGCACGGCGGCCTCGGTCGGCGGCCTCTCCGGACGGCTGCGCAAGCTCCAGAACGGCTTCGCGCGGTCGTACGCGGTCTCCATGTTCGGCGGTGCGGCACTCCTCGTCGCCGCGACCCTGCTGATGAGGGCGGTCTGA
- a CDS encoding NADH-quinone oxidoreductase subunit M translates to MSFPLLTATAVLPAVGAIVTAAVPAARRTAAKWLALLFSLATLALAVTILVRFDPDGDRYQLTESHSWIAEFGVRYDLGVDGIAVALIALTALLIPFIVLAGWHDADPLETGSKRWRPTQGFFALILAVEAMVILSFEATDVFLFYIFFEAMLIPMYFLIGGFGDRAHEHGEEVASTQRSYAAVKFLLYNLVGGLIMLAAVIGLYVVAGSFSLPEIAEARASGELSMATSTERWLFLGFFFAFAVKAPLWPLHTWLPNAMGEATAPVAVLITAVVDKVGTFAMLRFCLGLFPEASKWATPAILVLALISIVYGALLAVGQRDIKRLVAYASISHFGFIIMGIFAMTSQGQSGATLYMVNHGISTAALMLVAGFLISRRGSRLIADYGGVQKVAPVLAGTFLIGGLATLSLPGLAPFVSEFLVLVGTYTRYPVVGIIATFGIVLAALYTLVLYQRTMTGPVKPEVSSMPDLRVRELAVVAPLVVLLIFLGVYPKPVTDIVNPAVEQTLSDVQKKDPQPEVEAAK, encoded by the coding sequence ATGTCCTTTCCCCTGCTGACAGCGACGGCGGTACTCCCCGCCGTCGGGGCGATCGTCACGGCCGCCGTACCGGCCGCGCGGCGCACCGCAGCCAAGTGGCTGGCGCTGCTCTTCTCGCTCGCCACGCTCGCGCTGGCCGTCACGATCCTGGTCCGCTTCGACCCGGACGGCGACCGCTACCAGCTCACCGAATCCCACTCCTGGATCGCGGAGTTCGGGGTGCGGTACGACCTGGGCGTGGACGGCATCGCGGTGGCCCTGATCGCCCTGACCGCGCTGCTGATCCCGTTCATCGTCCTCGCGGGCTGGCACGACGCCGACCCGCTGGAGACCGGCAGCAAGAGGTGGCGGCCCACTCAGGGCTTCTTCGCCCTGATCCTGGCCGTCGAGGCGATGGTGATCCTCTCCTTCGAGGCCACCGACGTCTTCCTCTTCTACATCTTCTTCGAGGCCATGCTCATCCCGATGTACTTCCTCATCGGAGGCTTCGGGGACCGTGCGCACGAGCACGGCGAGGAGGTGGCGTCCACCCAACGGTCGTACGCCGCGGTGAAGTTCCTCCTCTACAACCTGGTCGGCGGTCTGATCATGCTGGCCGCGGTGATCGGCCTGTACGTGGTCGCCGGGAGCTTCTCGCTCCCCGAGATCGCCGAGGCCCGCGCGAGCGGCGAGCTGTCCATGGCGACCAGCACCGAACGCTGGCTGTTCCTGGGCTTCTTCTTCGCCTTCGCGGTGAAGGCGCCGCTGTGGCCGCTGCACACCTGGCTGCCCAACGCCATGGGTGAGGCCACCGCCCCTGTCGCCGTGCTGATCACCGCGGTCGTCGACAAGGTCGGCACCTTCGCGATGCTCCGCTTCTGCCTCGGTCTGTTCCCGGAGGCCTCGAAGTGGGCGACGCCCGCCATCCTCGTCCTCGCCCTGATCAGCATCGTCTACGGTGCGCTGCTCGCCGTCGGCCAGCGGGACATCAAGCGTCTGGTGGCGTACGCGTCGATCTCGCACTTCGGCTTCATCATCATGGGCATCTTCGCGATGACCAGCCAGGGACAGTCGGGCGCGACGCTGTACATGGTCAACCACGGCATCTCGACGGCCGCGCTGATGCTGGTCGCCGGATTCCTGATCTCCCGGCGCGGCTCGCGGCTCATCGCGGACTACGGCGGAGTGCAGAAGGTCGCCCCGGTGCTCGCCGGCACCTTCCTGATCGGCGGTCTGGCGACGCTGTCGCTGCCCGGACTCGCGCCGTTCGTCAGTGAGTTCCTGGTCCTGGTCGGGACGTACACGCGCTATCCGGTGGTCGGCATCATCGCCACCTTCGGCATCGTGCTCGCCGCGCTGTACACCCTCGTCCTGTACCAGCGGACGATGACGGGCCCGGTGAAGCCCGAGGTCTCCTCGATGCCCGACCTGCGGGTGCGGGAGCTCGCCGTCGTCGCGCCGCTGGTCGTACTGCTGATCTTCCTGGGCGTCTATCCGAAGCCCGTCACGGACATCGTGAACCCGGCGGTCGAGCAGACCCTGTCCGACGTACAGAAGAAGGACCCCCAGCCCGAGGTGGAGGCGGCCAAGTGA
- the nuoN gene encoding NADH-quinone oxidoreductase subunit NuoN — protein MSASAVHSLWTTAADPISKIDAPKIEYGQLSPTLIVVGAAIVGVLIEAVVPRKSRYYAQAFLSAIALTAAFAAVVALAADGYGTTKAGIAAMGAIAVDGPALFLQGTILLAGLVGLFTFAERRLDPEAHGNRVDSFAAQAASVPGSDSEKAAVKAGFTTTEVFPLLLFAVAGMLIFPAANDLLTLFIALEVFSLPLYLMCALARRKRLMSQEAAVKYFLLGAFASAFTLFGIALLYGYAGSVSYATIAQVVDGTLTTVDPALADTMGNDALLLIGMGMLVMGLLFKVGAVPFHMWTPDVYQGAPTPVTGFMAAATKVAAFGALLRVLYVVLPGLRWDWRPVMWAVAIITMLGGAIVAITQTDIKRLLAYSSIAHAGFILAGVIATTPEGVSSVLFYLAAYSFVTIGAFAVVTLVRDAGGEATHLSKWAGLGRRSPLVAAVFAVFLLAFAGIPLTSGFAGKFAVFKAAAEGGAAPLVVVGVISSAIAAFFYIRVIVLMFFSEPRPEGPTVAVPSPLTMTAIGVGVAVTLVLGVAPQYFLELASDAGVFVR, from the coding sequence GTGAGCGCATCAGCCGTCCACAGCCTGTGGACAACCGCGGCCGACCCGATCTCGAAGATCGACGCGCCGAAGATCGAATACGGACAATTGTCGCCCACGCTGATCGTCGTCGGCGCGGCGATCGTGGGCGTGCTGATCGAGGCGGTCGTCCCGCGCAAGTCCCGCTACTACGCGCAGGCGTTCCTCTCCGCCATCGCGCTGACCGCCGCCTTCGCCGCGGTGGTCGCGCTCGCGGCCGACGGATACGGCACCACCAAGGCGGGCATCGCGGCGATGGGCGCCATCGCCGTCGACGGGCCCGCCCTGTTCCTCCAGGGCACGATCCTGCTGGCCGGACTGGTCGGCCTGTTCACCTTCGCCGAACGGCGTCTTGACCCGGAGGCGCATGGCAACCGGGTCGACTCCTTCGCCGCGCAGGCCGCGTCCGTGCCGGGCAGCGACAGCGAGAAGGCCGCGGTGAAGGCCGGGTTCACCACCACCGAGGTGTTCCCGCTGCTGCTGTTCGCCGTCGCGGGCATGCTGATCTTCCCGGCGGCCAACGACCTGCTGACGCTGTTCATCGCGCTGGAGGTCTTCTCCCTCCCGCTGTACCTGATGTGCGCCCTCGCCCGCCGCAAGCGGCTGATGTCGCAGGAAGCGGCGGTGAAGTACTTCCTGCTCGGCGCCTTCGCCTCCGCGTTCACCCTGTTCGGCATCGCGCTGCTCTACGGCTACGCGGGCTCGGTGTCGTACGCGACGATCGCGCAGGTCGTCGACGGCACCCTCACCACGGTCGACCCGGCCCTCGCGGACACCATGGGCAACGACGCCCTGCTCCTCATCGGCATGGGGATGCTCGTCATGGGCCTGCTGTTCAAGGTCGGCGCGGTGCCCTTCCACATGTGGACGCCGGACGTGTACCAGGGCGCGCCGACCCCGGTGACGGGCTTCATGGCGGCGGCGACCAAGGTGGCGGCCTTCGGTGCGCTGCTGCGGGTCCTGTACGTGGTGCTGCCCGGTCTGCGCTGGGACTGGCGGCCGGTCATGTGGGCCGTCGCGATCATCACCATGCTGGGCGGCGCCATCGTCGCGATCACGCAGACCGACATCAAGCGGCTGCTGGCGTACTCGTCGATCGCGCACGCGGGCTTCATCCTCGCCGGTGTCATCGCGACCACGCCGGAGGGTGTCTCCTCGGTCCTCTTCTACCTGGCGGCCTACTCCTTCGTGACGATCGGCGCCTTCGCGGTCGTCACGCTGGTCCGGGACGCGGGCGGCGAGGCGACGCACCTGTCCAAGTGGGCGGGGCTCGGCCGGCGTTCGCCGTTGGTGGCGGCCGTGTTCGCGGTGTTCCTGCTGGCCTTCGCGGGCATTCCGCTGACCTCCGGGTTCGCGGGGAAGTTCGCGGTGTTCAAGGCGGCCGCGGAGGGCGGGGCGGCCCCGCTGGTCGTGGTCGGTGTGATCTCGTCGGCCATCGCGGCGTTCTTCTACATCCGCGTCATCGTGCTGATGTTCTTCAGCGAGCCGCGGCCCGAGGGGCCGACGGTCGCGGTGCCGTCGCCGCTGACGATGACCGCGATCGGGGTCGGGGTGGCGGTCACGCTGGTGCTCGGTGTGGCGCCGCAGTACTTCCTGGAGCTCGCGAGCGACGCCGGGGTGTTCGTGCGCTGA
- the recQ gene encoding DNA helicase RecQ, translated as MGGTGGIGTMTATAESEALATLHKVFGYEAFRGEQEAVIEHVVAGGDAVVLMPTGGGKSLCYQIPSLVRPGTGIVVSPLIALMQDQVDALRALGVRAGFVNSTQDFDERRLVEAEFLAGELDLLYLAPERLRLDTTLDLLSRGKISVFAIDEAHCVSQWGHDFRPDYLTLSLLGERWPDVPRIALTATATHATHQEITERLNMPSARHFVASFDRPNIQYRIVPKADPKKQLLGFLREEHAGDAGIVYCLSRNSVEKTAEFLSRNGVEAVPYHAGLDAGTRAAHQSRFLREDGLVVVATIAFGMGIDKPDVRFVAHLDLPKSVEGYYQETGRAGRDGLPSTAWMAYGLNDVIQQRKLIQSGEGDEAFRRRAASHLDAMLALCETARCRRGQLLAYFGQDPEPTGCGNCDTCLTPPETWDGTIAAQKVLSTVVRLQRERGQKFGAVQIVDILLGKRTGKVIQFDHDQLSVFGIGEELGEGEWRGVIRQLLAQGLLAVEGEYGTLVLTDGSGTVLRREREVPLRKEPPKPVTSRSASGGSGTAGKGKAKAAAAELPERLVPAFEALRAWRAEQAREQGVPAYVIFHDATLREIVTVWPASVRELGSVSGVGEKKLATYGEGVIGVLAELGGSTPETARETARDDDWPELDAEPEPEPEPDWA; from the coding sequence ATGGGCGGGACGGGCGGGATCGGAACGATGACAGCGACAGCCGAGAGCGAGGCGCTGGCCACGCTGCACAAGGTCTTCGGGTACGAGGCCTTCCGGGGCGAACAGGAAGCCGTCATCGAGCATGTGGTGGCCGGCGGCGACGCCGTCGTCCTCATGCCGACCGGCGGCGGCAAGTCACTGTGCTACCAGATCCCGTCCCTGGTCAGACCCGGCACGGGCATCGTGGTCTCGCCGCTGATCGCGCTGATGCAGGACCAGGTGGACGCGCTGCGGGCACTCGGGGTGCGGGCCGGGTTCGTCAACTCCACGCAGGACTTCGACGAACGCCGTTTGGTGGAGGCCGAGTTCCTGGCCGGGGAGCTGGACCTGCTGTACCTCGCGCCGGAGCGGCTGCGCCTGGACACCACGCTGGACCTGCTCTCGCGCGGCAAGATCTCGGTGTTCGCGATCGACGAGGCGCACTGTGTCTCCCAGTGGGGCCACGACTTCCGCCCCGACTATCTGACGCTGTCCCTGCTCGGCGAGCGCTGGCCGGACGTTCCGCGGATCGCGCTCACGGCGACCGCCACCCACGCGACGCACCAGGAGATCACCGAGCGGCTGAACATGCCGTCGGCCCGGCACTTCGTGGCGAGCTTCGACCGGCCCAACATCCAGTACCGGATCGTGCCGAAGGCCGACCCCAAGAAGCAGCTCCTGGGCTTCCTGCGCGAGGAGCACGCCGGGGACGCGGGCATCGTCTACTGCCTCTCGCGCAACTCCGTGGAGAAGACGGCGGAGTTCCTCAGCCGCAACGGCGTCGAGGCGGTGCCCTACCACGCGGGCCTTGACGCGGGGACGCGAGCGGCGCACCAGTCCCGGTTCCTGCGCGAGGACGGTCTGGTCGTGGTGGCGACGATCGCCTTCGGCATGGGCATCGACAAGCCGGACGTGCGGTTCGTCGCGCATCTGGATCTGCCGAAGTCGGTCGAGGGCTACTACCAGGAGACGGGCCGCGCCGGGCGGGACGGGCTGCCGTCCACGGCGTGGATGGCGTACGGCCTCAACGACGTCATACAGCAGCGCAAGCTGATCCAGTCGGGCGAGGGCGACGAGGCGTTCCGGCGGCGGGCGGCGTCCCACCTGGACGCGATGCTCGCACTGTGCGAGACGGCCCGCTGCCGACGGGGGCAGCTGCTCGCCTACTTCGGTCAGGACCCGGAGCCGACGGGATGCGGCAACTGCGACACCTGCCTGACGCCGCCCGAGACCTGGGACGGCACCATCGCGGCGCAGAAGGTGCTGTCGACGGTGGTGCGGTTGCAGCGCGAGCGGGGGCAGAAGTTCGGGGCGGTGCAGATCGTCGACATCCTGCTCGGGAAGCGCACCGGGAAGGTGATCCAGTTCGATCATGACCAGCTGTCCGTGTTCGGCATCGGCGAGGAGCTGGGCGAGGGCGAATGGCGGGGCGTGATCCGGCAGTTGCTCGCGCAGGGGCTGCTGGCGGTCGAGGGGGAGTACGGGACGCTGGTGCTGACCGACGGCAGCGGGACGGTGCTCCGGCGGGAGCGGGAGGTACCGCTGCGCAAGGAGCCTCCCAAGCCGGTCACCTCGCGCTCGGCGTCCGGCGGGTCCGGCACCGCGGGGAAGGGCAAGGCGAAGGCCGCGGCGGCGGAGTTGCCGGAGCGGCTGGTGCCGGCGTTCGAGGCACTGCGGGCCTGGCGGGCGGAGCAGGCCCGGGAGCAGGGAGTTCCGGCATATGTGATCTTCCACGACGCGACGCTTCGGGAGATCGTGACCGTGTGGCCCGCTTCCGTACGGGAGTTGGGAAGCGTCAGCGGGGTGGGGGAGAAGAAGCTGGCGACCTACGGCGAGGGCGTGATCGGCGTCCTGGCGGAGCTGGGCGGATCCACACCGGAGACGGCGCGGGAGACGGCGCGGGACGACGACTGGCCCGAGCTGGACGCGGAGCCCGAGCCCGAGCCGGAGCCGGACTGGGCGTAG
- a CDS encoding M56 family metallopeptidase, which produces MTVCLLLLSAVALTAAIPVPRSLTRAAWPEREPVVGLWVWQCLVATVLLCCLTALVLGAAAVFHTVRDHVFAPAPPAVTAAYDLSAAPVWAVALTLLLACGAAWTTAMLARELAEARRSRGQARAHLRERAPDLPAGLPAARGPLLVLEDEYPDAWWMPGNPPQLIVTTGALHRLTDHQLDAVLTHERGHARARHDWLLHLSTALATGFPRIPLFAHFCDQTHRLVELAADDTASRRCGHLTTALALIELNQHRGVLSCASSHRLLGERVDRLLEPPPRLTRHHRAMTTALAALVPLLPLLITFAPGLTALG; this is translated from the coding sequence ATGACCGTCTGCCTGCTCCTGCTGAGCGCCGTCGCTCTGACTGCCGCCATTCCGGTGCCGCGTTCCCTGACGCGGGCCGCCTGGCCGGAACGGGAGCCGGTGGTCGGGCTGTGGGTGTGGCAGTGCCTGGTCGCCACCGTCCTGCTGTGCTGTCTGACCGCCCTGGTCCTGGGCGCCGCCGCGGTCTTCCACACGGTCCGCGACCATGTCTTCGCGCCCGCGCCGCCGGCGGTGACCGCGGCGTACGACCTCTCCGCGGCGCCGGTCTGGGCCGTCGCCCTCACCCTGCTGCTGGCCTGCGGCGCCGCCTGGACGACGGCGATGCTGGCCCGCGAGCTGGCCGAGGCCCGCCGCAGCCGGGGCCAGGCCAGGGCCCACCTGCGGGAACGCGCTCCGGACCTGCCCGCGGGTCTGCCGGCCGCGCGGGGCCCGCTGCTGGTGCTGGAGGACGAGTACCCGGACGCCTGGTGGATGCCCGGCAACCCGCCCCAGCTGATCGTCACGACGGGCGCCCTGCACCGTCTGACCGACCACCAGCTGGACGCCGTCCTCACCCACGAGCGCGGCCACGCCCGAGCCCGCCACGACTGGCTGCTGCACCTCTCCACTGCTCTGGCCACCGGTTTCCCCCGAATCCCGCTGTTCGCCCACTTCTGCGATCAGACGCACCGACTGGTCGAACTGGCCGCCGACGACACGGCCTCCCGCCGCTGCGGCCACCTGACCACGGCCCTGGCCCTGATCGAGCTGAACCAGCACCGAGGCGTCCTGTCCTGCGCCTCCAGCCACCGCCTCCTCGGCGAACGAGTGGACCGCCTCCTGGAGCCCCCGCCCCGTCTGACCCGGCACCACCGGGCGATGACCACGGCTCTGGCCGCCCTGGTCCCACTGCTGCCCCTGCTGATCACCTTCGCCCCGGGCCTGACGGCACTGGGGTGA
- the fahA gene encoding fumarylacetoacetase, producing the protein MPPFDVPEGDPFGPHNLPYGVFSVPGEDSARRVGVRLGDHVLDAGAAALALGSPYASLLARPSLGPLLAAGRTAWSDVRRALTAWVTVPSHRETIEPLFHPLSAVTLHLPFEVADYVDFYASENHARNVGQMFRPDAADSLTPNWKHLPIGYHGRSGTVVVSGTDVIRPSGQRKAPADAAPVFGPSVRLDIEAEVGFVVGVPTAMGSPVALTDFREHVFGLCLLNDWSARDLQAWEYVPLGPFLGKSFATSVSAWITPLDALDAARVAPPERTHELLPYLDDAAEEPGGYDLRISVSLNGHVISEPPFSTMYWTAAQQLAHMTVNGASLRTGDLYGSGTVSGPTERERGSLLELTWNGRDALELPDGKRTFLEDGDVVTLTAWAPGADGARVGLGEVSGRVVTG; encoded by the coding sequence ATGCCCCCCTTTGATGTCCCCGAGGGCGACCCCTTCGGCCCGCACAACCTTCCGTACGGTGTCTTCTCCGTCCCCGGTGAGGACAGCGCGCGCCGGGTCGGCGTACGGCTCGGAGACCATGTCCTCGACGCGGGCGCCGCGGCACTGGCGCTGGGTTCTCCCTACGCCTCCCTGCTCGCCCGGCCCAGCCTCGGCCCGCTGCTCGCCGCGGGCCGCACCGCCTGGTCCGATGTGCGCCGCGCGCTGACGGCCTGGGTCACGGTGCCGTCCCACCGGGAGACCATCGAGCCCCTGTTCCACCCCCTCTCCGCGGTGACCCTGCACCTCCCCTTCGAGGTCGCGGACTACGTCGACTTCTACGCCTCCGAGAACCACGCCCGGAACGTCGGCCAGATGTTCCGCCCCGACGCGGCGGACTCCCTCACCCCGAACTGGAAGCACCTCCCGATCGGCTATCACGGCCGTTCCGGCACGGTCGTCGTCTCCGGCACGGATGTCATCCGGCCGTCCGGCCAGCGCAAGGCCCCGGCCGACGCGGCCCCCGTCTTCGGCCCCTCCGTCCGGCTGGACATCGAGGCGGAGGTCGGCTTCGTGGTGGGCGTGCCCACGGCCATGGGCAGCCCGGTCGCGCTCACCGACTTCCGCGAGCACGTCTTCGGCCTCTGCCTGCTCAACGACTGGTCCGCGCGTGACCTCCAGGCCTGGGAGTACGTCCCGCTCGGCCCCTTCCTCGGCAAGTCCTTCGCCACGTCGGTGTCGGCGTGGATCACCCCGCTGGACGCCCTGGACGCGGCCCGGGTGGCACCGCCGGAGCGCACCCACGAGCTGCTGCCCTATCTGGACGACGCGGCCGAGGAGCCCGGCGGCTACGATCTGCGCATCTCGGTGTCCCTCAACGGCCATGTGATCTCCGAACCCCCCTTCTCGACGATGTACTGGACCGCCGCCCAGCAGCTGGCCCACATGACGGTCAACGGCGCCTCCCTGCGCACCGGCGACCTCTACGGCTCCGGCACGGTCAGCGGCCCGACGGAGCGCGAACGCGGTTCCCTCCTGGAGCTCACCTGGAACGGCCGCGACGCCCTGGAACTCCCCGACGGAAAGCGCACCTTCCTGGAGGACGGCGACGTCGTCACCCTGACGGCGTGGGCACCGGGCGCGGACGGGGCCCGGGTGGGACTGGGCGAGGTATCCGGGCGGGTGGTCACGGGCTGA
- a CDS encoding HAD family hydrolase, translated as MAAPIAYSLIATDLDGTLLRGDDTLSDRSLAALARVAESGARHLVVTGRPAPRVRPLLDDLGSRGLAVCGQGAQVYDAGADRLLWSVTLDRELAETALGKIEAEVGQVYAAVDQDGVDGLTLIEPGYLMPHPTLPAVRVGRRDDLWCEPISKVLLRHPELSDDQLAATARSVVGSLATVTMSGPGTVELQPCGITKATGLALAADHLGLGPDRTIAFGDMPNDIPMFDWAAHGVAMANAHPELKAVADEITLSNEDDGIAVVLERLFR; from the coding sequence ATGGCCGCACCCATCGCATATTCACTCATCGCCACCGACTTGGACGGAACCCTGCTCCGGGGCGACGACACGCTCTCCGACCGGTCGCTGGCCGCGCTCGCGCGGGTGGCCGAGTCCGGCGCCCGGCACCTGGTGGTGACCGGCCGGCCGGCTCCCAGGGTGCGGCCGCTCCTCGACGACCTGGGCAGCAGGGGGCTCGCGGTGTGCGGGCAGGGCGCGCAGGTGTACGACGCCGGCGCGGACCGTCTGCTGTGGTCGGTCACCCTGGACCGGGAGTTGGCCGAGACCGCGCTCGGCAAGATCGAGGCCGAGGTGGGGCAGGTGTACGCGGCGGTGGACCAGGACGGCGTGGACGGACTCACGTTGATCGAGCCCGGGTATCTGATGCCGCACCCCACCCTGCCCGCGGTGCGGGTCGGGCGGCGCGACGACCTGTGGTGCGAGCCGATCAGCAAGGTGCTGCTGCGCCATCCCGAGCTGTCCGACGACCAGTTGGCGGCGACGGCGCGCTCGGTGGTCGGTTCGCTGGCGACGGTCACCATGTCGGGCCCGGGAACCGTCGAACTTCAGCCATGCGGCATCACCAAGGCGACCGGCCTCGCGCTGGCCGCCGATCATCTGGGGCTCGGCCCGGACCGGACGATCGCCTTCGGTGACATGCCCAATGACATCCCGATGTTCGACTGGGCGGCGCACGGTGTCGCGATGGCCAACGCCCACCCCGAACTCAAGGCGGTGGCCGACGAGATCACCTTGTCGAACGAGGACGACGGCATCGCCGTCGTCCTCGAAAGACTCTTCCGGTAG
- a CDS encoding transglycosylase SLT domain-containing protein: MPAAAQRRPRRIARKLAVLGTGAAVLALPLIGATNASAATPTATTAASLGYANNLDGWIRASLQVMADHGIPGSYDGIYRNIIRESSGNQYAINNWDSNAAAGTPSKGLLQVIDPTFMAYHVAGTSYDPYDPVANITAACNYAAQRYGSIDNVFGAY; encoded by the coding sequence ATGCCCGCTGCCGCTCAGCGCCGCCCCCGCCGCATCGCCCGCAAGCTCGCCGTCCTCGGCACCGGAGCCGCCGTACTGGCGCTCCCGCTCATCGGCGCCACCAACGCCTCCGCGGCCACGCCGACCGCCACCACCGCCGCCTCGCTGGGGTACGCCAACAACCTCGACGGCTGGATCCGGGCGTCCCTCCAGGTCATGGCGGATCACGGGATCCCCGGCAGCTATGACGGCATCTACCGCAACATCATCCGGGAGTCCTCGGGCAACCAGTACGCGATCAACAACTGGGACTCCAACGCCGCCGCGGGCACCCCGTCCAAGGGCCTGCTCCAGGTGATCGACCCGACCTTCATGGCGTACCACGTGGCGGGCACCTCGTACGACCCCTACGACCCGGTCGCGAACATCACCGCCGCCTGCAACTACGCGGCCCAGCGCTACGGTTCGATCGACAACGTCTTCGGCGCCTACTGA